The Rhodococcus sp. B50 DNA window ATCCGTGGGTGGATCCGATGGTCGCGCTGAGGACGGGGGAGAGGTAGACGTGGGAGACACCCAGGGCGTCGAGGTAGTCGAGCAGGGCGACGGCGTCGGCGAAGGTGCACTCGTCGCCGCGCATCTGGAGTCGGTAGGTGGACAACACCGGCGCAGGTTTCCCCGCACCGCCGCTGTTCACACCTGCCGGCTCCGGAGCGCCTGGCGTCACCGGGTTCTCCGGAGCACCAGCACCGCGCGCGCCTGCACCCGGACCGGTTTACCGGCGACGACCGTCTCCTCCCGCAGACCGTCGGGGACGTCGGTGTCGAGCGCGACCGTCCACTCCTCGGCGTGCGGGCCGTCGGGGGTGACGAACTCGATCGGTTCGTGATGGGCGTTGAAGCACATCAGGAACGAGTCGTCGACGACGCGCTGTCCCCGCTGATCGGGCTCGGGGATGCCTTCGCCGTTGAGGAAGACCGCGAGGGACTTGCCGAAACCGCTGTCCCAGTCCTCCGGCATCATCTCGTCGCCGGCCGGGGTGCGCCACGCGATGTCGCGGGACTGATCGCCGCTGCGGATGGGCCGGCCCTCGAAGAAGCGGCGGCGCCGGAACACCGGGTGCTCGGTGCGCAGCGCGATCACGTTGCGGGTGAACGCGAGCAGTTCGGCGTTGGACTCGGCGAGCGACCAGTCCACCCAGGACAGTTCGTTGTCCTGGCAGTACACGTTGTTGTTGCCCTGCTGGGTGCGACCGAACTCGTCGCCGTGGGCGAGCATCGGCGTGCCCTGCGACAGGATCAGCGTCGCGAGCATGTTGCGCTGCTGGCGCCCGCGCAGCGCGAGGACGTCGGGATCGTCCGTGGGGCCTTCCACCCCGCAGTTCCACGACCGGTTGTGCGACTCGCCGTCGCGATTGTCCTCGCCGTTGGCGTCGTTGTGCTTCTCGTTGTACGACACCAGATCCGCGAGGGTGAAACCGTCGTGGGCGGTGACGAAGTTGATCGACGCGCCGGGACGCCGGCCGGTGTCCTCGTACAGATCCGACGAGCCGGTCAGGCGCGACGCGAACTCGCCGAGGGTGGCAGGTTCGCCGCGCCAGTAGTCGCGGACCGTGTCGCGGTACTTGCCGTTCCACTCGGTCCACTGACCGGGGAAGTTGCCGACCTGGTAGCCGCCCTCACCGATGTCCCAGGGTTCGGCGATGAGCTTGACCTGCGAGACCACGGGGTCCTGCTGGACGAGATCGAAGAAGGCCGACAGCCGGTCGACGTCGTGCAGCTCGCGAGCCAGGGTCGACGCGAGGTCGAAGCGGAAACCGTCGACGTGCATCTCGGTCACCCAGTAACGCAGCGAATCCATGATCAGTTGCAAGGTGTGCGGGTGACGGGCATTGAGGCTGTTGCCCGTTCCGGTGTAGTCCATGTAGTAGGCCTTGTCGTCGTCGACGAGGCGGTAGTAGGCGGCGTTGTCGATACCGCGGAAGCTGATGGTGGGACCGAGATGGTTCCCTTCGGCAGTGTGGTTGTAGACCACGTCGAGGATCACCTCGATGCCGGCCTCGTGGAAGGCCCGCACCATCGCCTTGAACTCGGCGACCACCGCGCTCGGCTTGTTCGAGGACGAGTACTCGGTGTGCGGCGCGAAGAAGCCGAAGGTGTTGTATCCCCAGTAGTTCCGCAGGCCCTGGTCGAGCAGCACCTGGTCGTGCATGAACTGGTGCACCGGCATCAGCTCGATCGCGGTGACCCCGAGGTCGAGGAGATGGTCGATGATCGCCGGATGCGCGAGTCCGGCGTAGGTGCCCCGCATGTGCTCGGGGACGTCCGGGTGCGTCGCGGTCATGCCCTTGACATGGGCCTCGTAGATGACGGTCTCGTTGTAGGGGCGCCGGGGCTGGCGATCCATCGCCCAGTCGAAGAACGGGTTGATCACCACCGTCGTCATCGTGTGGCCCAGCGAATCCAGTGCGGGCAGCTCCGCGGCGGCATCGGCGGTCTGTCCCGTTGCGATCGCCTCGGGTTCGACCTCGTCGGCGGACGCGGTGTCACCGCTGTCGGTGTCCTCCGGACCGTCGTCCGTGGCCGGGTCGGTCTCGGGTTCGGCGCCGGGCAGCGGGTAGGAGAACAGAGACGGATCGCCGTCGAACGAGCCGTCGAACGCCTTTCCGTACGGATCGAGGAGCAGTTTGCTCGGATCGCACCGGTGTCCGTTCTCGGGGTCGAACGGGCCGTGCACGCGATAGCCGTAGCGCTGGCCGGGGGAGATCGTGGGAAGGTATGCGTGCCAGACGTATCCGTCCACCTCTTCGAGCGGGATACGGGTCTCCGTCCCGTCGCGTGAGATGAGGCACAGTTCGACCTTCTCGGCGATTTCGGAGAACAGCGCGAAATTCGTGCCTGCCCCGTCGTAGGTCGCGCCGAGGGGGTACGGGGATCCCGGCCACACTTCCAGTGTCTCGGGCATCTCGTCGGTAGCGCTCGCGTCGGTGGAC harbors:
- the glgX gene encoding glycogen debranching protein GlgX produces the protein MESTDASATDEMPETLEVWPGSPYPLGATYDGAGTNFALFSEIAEKVELCLISRDGTETRIPLEEVDGYVWHAYLPTISPGQRYGYRVHGPFDPENGHRCDPSKLLLDPYGKAFDGSFDGDPSLFSYPLPGAEPETDPATDDGPEDTDSGDTASADEVEPEAIATGQTADAAAELPALDSLGHTMTTVVINPFFDWAMDRQPRRPYNETVIYEAHVKGMTATHPDVPEHMRGTYAGLAHPAIIDHLLDLGVTAIELMPVHQFMHDQVLLDQGLRNYWGYNTFGFFAPHTEYSSSNKPSAVVAEFKAMVRAFHEAGIEVILDVVYNHTAEGNHLGPTISFRGIDNAAYYRLVDDDKAYYMDYTGTGNSLNARHPHTLQLIMDSLRYWVTEMHVDGFRFDLASTLARELHDVDRLSAFFDLVQQDPVVSQVKLIAEPWDIGEGGYQVGNFPGQWTEWNGKYRDTVRDYWRGEPATLGEFASRLTGSSDLYEDTGRRPGASINFVTAHDGFTLADLVSYNEKHNDANGEDNRDGESHNRSWNCGVEGPTDDPDVLALRGRQQRNMLATLILSQGTPMLAHGDEFGRTQQGNNNVYCQDNELSWVDWSLAESNAELLAFTRNVIALRTEHPVFRRRRFFEGRPIRSGDQSRDIAWRTPAGDEMMPEDWDSGFGKSLAVFLNGEGIPEPDQRGQRVVDDSFLMCFNAHHEPIEFVTPDGPHAEEWTVALDTDVPDGLREETVVAGKPVRVQARAVLVLRRTR